Proteins encoded together in one Oreochromis aureus strain Israel breed Guangdong linkage group 23, ZZ_aureus, whole genome shotgun sequence window:
- the ccl44 gene encoding chemokine (C-C motif) ligand 44, with translation MFMLQMLTVISLTVILLASVEAIGVQMKNDVQCCMLYSHGKVRTKDVLRFEVQTEGPDCSIQAIILYTKKAVKCADPRDRKVKRLLRKLIQRQRDKARRTKWFLSDDNLPVMSEVKKDHWVVLSVE, from the exons ATGTTCATGCTGCAGATGTTGACTGTTATCTCTCTGACTGTTATCCTCTTGGCATCTGTAGAAG CCATAGGTGTGCAGATGAAGAACGATGTCCAGTGCTGCATGCTATACTCCCACGGCAAGGTGCGTACCAAAGATGTGTTGCGGTTTGAGGTGCAGACCGAGGGGCCCGACTGCAGTATACAAGCCATCAT ACTGTACACGAAGAAGGCGGTGAAGTGTGCAGACCCCAGAGACCGAAAGGTAAAGAGGTTGCTAAGAAAGCTCatccagagacagagagacaaggCCCGCCGAACCAAATGGTTCCTTTCTGACGACAACCTTCCTGTCATGTCAGAG GTCAAGAAGGACCACTGGGTGGTTCTCAGTGTGGAGTGA
- the slc1a6 gene encoding excitatory amino acid transporter 4: protein MSVSHETCLLDQVLELIMNEKPPTSASLFLNEDTEKPPLPDRVDLRRRLRRAMERRASSMKERMSSISKASVKGFLKRNLFVLFTIAAVALGIILGFALRPYNLSLREIKYFSFPGELLMRMLKMLVLPLIVSSLITGISSLDSKASGKMGLHAVVYYMVTTVIAVFIGIVIVVIIQPGKGSRDSPVANGGNIEPVQATDAFLDLIRNMFPPNLVEACFIQYKTVYKKTVHTRNVTVTLNLTDSLNVTDPALSTNLSAVLHTIQETVEEVVPVSGSSGGVNALGLVVFSMCFGLVIGNMKQQGQALREFFDCLNEAIMRLVAIIIWYAPVGILFLIAGKIVEMKDLAEVGGQLGMYTVSVIVGLLIHGLFVLPMLYFLVTRKNPYSFIGGLLQALITALGTSSSSATLPITFRCLEENNHVDKRVTRFVLPVGATINMDGTALYEAVAAIFIAQVNGMELNFGQILTISITATAASIGAAGIPQAGLVTMVIVLTSVGLPTEDITLIIAVDWFLDRLRTTTNVLGDSLGAGIVEHLSRKELQNQDAEVRNCVIEENEKPYQLICQDNDIVNHLNSETTM, encoded by the exons tttCACACGAGACCTGCCTCCTGGACCAGGTGCTGGAGCTTATTATGAACGAGAAGCCCCCCACCAGTGCCAGCCTTTTCCTAAACGAGGACACAGAAAAACCACCCCTACCAGACAGAGTAGACCTAAGGAGGCGCTTACGCAGGGCCATGGAGAGGAGAGCGAGCAGCATGAAGGAGAGGATGAGCTCCATCAGCAAGGCCAGTGTGAAGGGTTTCCTGAAGAGgaacttgtttgttttgttcaccATCGCTGCCGTGGCTCTGG GTATAATCCTGGGCTTTGCTCTACGCCCCTACAATCTGTCCCTGAGAGAAATCAAGTACTTTTCCTTTCCTGGGGAGCTCCTAATGAGAATGCTGAAGATGCTGGTGCTACCTCTAATTGTCTCCAGTCTGATCACAG GCATTTCCTCCTTGGACAGTAAAGCATCTGGTAAGATGGGTTTGCACGCAGTGGTCTACTACATGGTGACCACGGTGATTGCTGTGTTTATCGGCATCGTCATCGTCGTCATCATCCAGCCGGGGAAAGGGAGCAGGGACAGCCCCGTGGCCAACGGTGGGAATATCGAACCTGTTCAGGCTACTGATGCTTTTCTGGATCTCATCAG GAACATGTTTCCCCCTAATCTGGTAGAAGCCTGCTTCATACAG TATAAAACAGTGTACAAGAAGACTGTTCACACGAGAAATGTGACCGTAACCCTGAACCTCACCGACTCGCTCAATGTGACCGATCCTGCCTTGAGCACGAACCTCAGCGCGGTGCTGCACACCATACAG GAGACGGTGGAGGAGGTCGTCCCTGTGTCTGGCTCCTCGGGCGGAGTAAACGCTTTGGGTCTGGTGGTGTTTTCCATGTGCTTCGGTCTGGTCATTGGCAACATGAAACAGCAGGGCCAGGCTCTTAGAGAGTTCTTTGACTGCCTGAATGAAGCCATCATGAGGCTGGTGGCCATCATCATCTG GTATGCTCCAGTCGGTATCCTGTTTCTGATTGCTGGGAAGATTGTGGAGATGAAGGATCTTGCAGAAGTGGGTGGTCAGCTGGGGATGTACACTGTGTCGGTCATCGTGGGTCTTCTCATCCATGGCCTCTTTGTCCTGCCAATGCTTTATTTCCTGGTAACCAGGAAGAATCCTTACAGCTTCATTGGCGGCCTGCTGCAGGCGCTGATTACTGCTCTGGGAACCTCCTCCAG CTCTGCTACCCTGCCCATCACCTTCCGCTGCCTCGAAGAAAACAACCACGTGGATAAACGAGTGACGCGTTTTGTCCTTCCCGTTGGAGCCACCATTAACATGGATGGCACCGCCCTCTACGAGGCAGTGGCAGCTATCTTTATTGCTCAAGTCAATGGCATGGAGCTAAACTTTGGTCAGATTCTCACCATCAG TATCACAGCAACGGCTGCCAGCATCGGAGCAGCAGGCATTCCTCAGGCTGGCCTGGTTACCATGGTGATTGTATTGACATCGGTGGGACTGCCCACGGAGGACATAACGCTGATCATCGCTGTGGATTGGTTCCT GGACCGTTTGCGTACTACCACGAATGTTCTCGGCGACTCCCTTGGGGCGGGCATCGTGGAGCACCTTTCCCGCAAAGAGCTGCAGAATCAGGACGCCGAGGTGCGCAACTGTGTAATCGAGGAGAACGAGAAACCCTATCAGCTCATTTGCCAGGACAATGACATAGTCAATCATCTCAACAGCGAGACCACAATGTGA